Part of the Candidatus Thiothrix putei genome, TTCTTTTTGGTGTCAATGCTGATCACGGGTTTGCCTGCTTGCAGGTAGGTTTGTTTGAGTTGGGCAATCTTTTCAAACTGGGCATTACGGTCAGCGTGTTGCCCCATGGTGCGTTTCTTCTGGGGCTTGCGGCGGCGGTAGCCGTGCTCCCGTAATAGGCGCGACACCACGTTTTTCCCAGCCGATGTCCCCAATGCCTGCATCCGCCGGGCAATCTGCCGACGTGACAGGTTCGTCCATTTCACCGCCTCCCGCATGGGGTCGCCTGCCGTATGATCCTTTAAAACTTGGCGAAAATGCTCATCCAATTGCAGGTGCGTAGCGTTCAGCCGTTTGCGCCCGCCCCTTTTTTTCGCTGCCTTACGGTGGGCAAGCCATCTTCCGATTCCAACTCCGTCAACCCGTGGCGGATGGTTTTGGGGTCACAGTCCAATAACCGGGAAATGTAGTCCTGCCCCCCGTGCCCAAGCCGGACGGCTTCCACGGCGGCGTAGCGGCGGCGGTCACGCTCATTGAGCGATTGGTAGAACCGCTGCATTTGTTTTTCTATGGCTGATGGGTAAACATCCATTGGCTCATCCTCGGTGTTGATTGGCATTACAAGGGGCTATCTTCCCCCTTTCGCTGTTAGCAGAAAAGAGGGAAGTTATTTCGGGACAGTTCCTAAATACGCCACGGTTACGAGAAACAAATCCGTCCCCGGCGGCCAACTGCTCAAATCTGCTGCGCCAAATCCGGTACTGGTAATAAACGACACCACATGAAAAAATGCAAAACTGACGGATTCGCCGATGCCATAACGCTCTTGTGCAAACAGCCAAACAGCCAAGCCTAATGATAAAAACACTACCATGAGCACAAAGACACGCGCTTCCTCATTGTGCCAATACACCTTGAAACGTCCGGTATTCAAAAAGCCAAAATGCAAGGCAAAGCTCACTGCCCCCAAGATCATGAAAACATTGCTGACGCCCAACAACCAATGGCTTTCGTAAAACCACATGCTGCTATCGTGCGTGGAAAACCCGCCAGTTGAAACGGTGGTAAAGCTATGCGCCAGCGCATCGTAAAACGTCATACCACCCCAGTAATACGCCAAGACGCACAGCAACGTGATCAGTAAATACACCAGCCACAAGTAATGCGAGGTATGCGCAATACGCGGGGTCAGCTTGTCATCTTTGACCGGCCCTGGGGTTTCTGCCCGCAATAAACGCATTCCCCCCACATTCAACATCGGTAACACTGCCACCACGAAAATCACCACCCCCAAGCCGCCCATCCATTGCAAGAATTGGCGGTAAAGCAAAAAGCTTGGTGGCATACTGTCCAAGCCCACCAAAATGGTTGCCCCAGTCGTGGTGAGGGCGCTAATCGACTCGAATACCGCATCGGTGAAGCTCACTTCCACAATCAACATGATCGGCAATGCTCCCAAAATGCCGGTTATAATCCAGGTCAAGGTGGCAAATAACAAAGCATCGCGGTACGACACGGTATTCAAACGACGTTTCCATGCCAGTGCTACCAATAACAACGGCAACATAATCATGGGGATAGCCGATTCCATAAATAACACCGCCACCCCATCGTCAAACACCCAGCGGGATAACAGCCCAAAGCACAATTGCACCACGCCCATCCACAGCACCGGCACGGACAGCAGCAGCAGGGTATTCGCCAGATTTAACATAACGGTAAGGGGATAAACCGATAGCCAATGCCCGGCTCGGTTAAAATATAAGTTGGGTCATCGGCATTATCCTGAAGCTTTTTCCGCAACTGGCTGACAAAAATGCGCAGGTAATGGGTATCTTCCACATGGCTTTTACCCCAGATGCTGGTGAGCAACTGTTGCTGCGTAATCAAACGCCCCGGATGCCGCGCCAACATCACCAGCAAGGCAAATTCCTTGCGGGATAAGGTCAGCAATTGCGCTTTATGCCACACCTGATGGTTGGGAATATCAATTTCCAAATCGTTGAAAACCAGCCGTGCCGGGGTGGTTTCCTCGTTGCTGTTCTCTTTTAAATCGCGCAATAATACCCGCACCCGCGCAATCAGTTCGCGAATCCCAAACGGTTTGCTCAAATAATCGTTCGCGCCGCCTTCCAGCAATTTGACCTTTTCCTCTTCGGCATCGCGGGCGGTGAGTACCAATACCGGCAAATTGCTCCAGGAACGCAAGGTTTGTAAGACCTTGAAACCGTCTTCATCCGGCAAGCCCAAATCGAGGATCACCAGATCAGGGCTTTCCAGCGCAATCATGTCGATACCTTGGCGGGCAGTGCTGGCTTCCAAATACGCAAACCCTTCCGCCTGCAAGGAAATGCGCATGAAACGCCGGATTTGCACTTCATCATCAATGAGCAAAATACGCTGTTGCATTAGGCTTGTTCCTCTGGGACGGCAGGTAGGCGGATGCGTACACCAAACGGTGCATCCGGTGCAGTAGTGGGCAGCATGTCGATGTGACCTTGATGCGCATGAATAATCCCAGCGGCAACCGTCAAGCCCAAACCCGTGCCGCCTTCGCCGCTATCCCCGCTGCGGGTGGAATAAAACGATTCAAACACTTTGTGGCGCAAGGTTTCCGGTATGCCAGCACCGTAATCCGTCACGGTGATTTCTACCCAAGGGGCAGCAAAGCGCAGTTTGAGAATGACGGCAGTGCGGGAATATTTCAGGGCGTTGTCGACGAGGTTATACAGGGCTTGTGCCAGCAAGGATTCGCGCACCTTGACTTCGGGCAGGGGTGGCAGTACGTCGAGCCGCACTCTGGGGTTGTCCACCCGTTTCAGCACCTGTTGCACAATCGGCATGAGCGGCTGAATTGTGGTGGTGAAATTCATTGCGCCGTGTTGAATTTTGGTGGCTTGCAGCACGTTTTCGATGTAATGGTGCAACCGGTGGCTTTCTTCCAACGCGCCGTTGATTAATTCATCCAGCTCTGCGGCAGGCAGCCGCTCGCGGTAGGCTTGCAAGGTACTCAATGTGCCGATAATGCTGGCGAGTGGGGTACGCAGATCGTGGGAAACCGAGAGCAGAATGCTGGAACGCAGGCGGGTATGTTGCAATTCCGCCTGTTGCCGCCGGTACAACATTGCCAGTTGGCTGGTCAGCAGCGCAATCACCATGAATACCAGCATACTCACCGTGTCTTCCACCTCGTGCATGTGCAGGGTGTAACGTGGTTCGGTGAAAAAGTAATTGAACGCCAGTGCGCCAAATACCCCAGCGAGGATTGCGGAGGCACGTTGCCCGACAAACGCCACGACGCCCACACCCAGTTGCAAAATGAGCAACACACCCAAGCGCGGCAAAAACCAGCTTCCCAATAACAGGGAAACCAGCAACGCCAATAGCATGATCAACAAGGCAGCCAGATAATGGTACTTTTCTAACGCCTTAAATACGCTTTGCATCAACGACACCGGTGATTAACTCGTGGCTTAGGCTAGAGCGTGGGGGCGTAAAAAGACAATAGTGCTGTGCGGCAATGGCGTAAAATTTACGTAAAGAAACTGAAAACTCAGATGTGTGCTGTATATTTCAACAGCATGTTGACTTCTTCACACTATCCAGCGGAACGCAACAATCCACGGATGTATCAGCACGGTCTACCCCAAACTCTTGGAGTTCGCCCATTGTTTGGTAGTGTTCCCACGCAAAACCGGCGGGGTCGACTGTCCAGTGCTTGTCGCTTTTGGCATAGCAACACGCGGTTTCCCCCTGATCCAGCACCGCATCACCCGCAGCCATTTGCGCCCGCTGTTTCAACTCCTGCAATTCCGCCGCGTCTTCTGCCTGAAAACCGAAATGGTTTACCCCCAGTGTGTGACCACGTGCGGAAATGGCAAAGTTTACCCGTGGGTCTTCCAACATCCATTTGGTGTAATCGCTGCGCTCGACACTGGGCGTTTGCCCAAACAGCTTGTTGTAAAAGCCGATGCTTTGTGCCAGATCATCGACCGATAAATGCACATGAAAACGTTTCATCCAAAATTCTCCTCTACTGATTAACGACCGGCTTCATACCAGCCACGAGTACGGTTGACGATCGCAACCACCGACAGCATAACCGGTACTTCCACCAATACGCCCACCACCGTTGCCAATGCCGCACCGGAATTGAAACCGAACAGCACAATCGCGGTCGCCACCGCCAGTTCAAAGAAATTGCTGGAGCCGATCAATGCTGATGGCGCTGCCACACAATGCGCCACACCAAATTGGCGGTTAAGCCAATACGCCAGCATTGAATTGAAATACACTTGGATCAGGATCGGGATTGCCAGCAACAGAATGATTAGCGGTTGTTCCAGCAGTTGTTGCCCCTGAAACCCAAACAACAATACCAGAGTTGCCAATAATGCCAGCAGGGAAAGGGGTTGTAAGGTTTGCAGTGTTGCCGTCAGTTTGCCGGTTGCGAGTAGCCATTGGCGCAACGCTTGGCTGATCACAACCGGCATCACGATATAAATCACCACCGATAGCAGCAAGGTATCCCAAGGTACGCTGATGGCTGAAATTCCCAGCAACAAGCCGACCAGCGGGGCAAAGGCGAAGATCATGATAAGGTCATTCAATGCCACTTGCGACAGGGTGAAATGCGGCTCGCCATCTGACAGGTTGCTCCACACAAATACCATCGCGGTACACGGTGCGGCTGCCAGCAGGATTAGCCCTGCAATATAGCTATCGAGTTGTTCCGCAGGCAGCCAGTCGGCAAACAACACGCGGATAAACAGCCAGCCCAGCAACGCCATCGAAAACGGCTTTACCAGCCAGTTGATGAACAGCGTAACGCCAATGCCTTTCCAGTGCTGGCTGACTTCATGCAAGGCACGGAAGTCAATTTTCAGCAACATCGGAATGATCATCAGCCAAATCAGCAGCGCCACTGGCAAGTTGACTTGGGCGACTTCCATTTGCCCAATCCCTTGGAACACATCAGGAATCAGGCTGCCCAGTGCGATACCCACCAGAATGCACAGCAGTACCCACAGGCTCAGGTAGCGTTCAAACAGACCCATTGGCGCACCGGCGGAGCGTTTGACAGTGACTTCACATTGGGCGCTCATACCGTTAAGCCTCCTTTACCGCTGACAAGGTGGTATTGCCAATCTCATGCAGGTGTTGTTGCAATGTCAGCTCATCCAGCGCGTGGAGGGGCAGATTGACGAAGATGTCAATGCGGTTGTGAAGCTGGCGATAGGCTTCGCGGAATGCTGCCAGACGGGTCAGATCATCGCCGCTTACTTCTGCCGGATCCGGTACACCCCAGTGCGCGGTCATTGGTTGACCCGCCCATACCGGACACATTTCCGCCGCCGCTTTGTCACACACCGTGAACACGAAATCGAGTTTGGGGGCATCCGGTGTGGAAAATTCTGCCCAGTCTTTGCTACGCAAATCAGCGGTTTCATAATTCAGGCGTTGAAGTAAACTAGTCGTTAGTGGGTTGACTTCGCCGGGTGGGTGGCTGCCCGCGCTGTATGCCTTGAACTTACCAATCCCCAGACGATTGAGGATGACTTCCGCCATAATGCTGCGGGCGGAGTTGCCGGTGCAAAGGAACAGAACGTTGTACATGGTATGCCTCTTGCTGATATGGAAAAGAAGTATATAATATTCGCAAAATCAAATATATGAAATGGTGCATGTTTTGTGTCATAGAATATTCATTTAAGGATTCCACCATGTTAAGAAAACTCGTGTCAGGGCTCATCGGCTTGCTGCTATTAGCCGCGCCATTCGCTCACACTTTTGAACCCACCACCCAAAAAGTCACCGACAACGTGTACGCCATCATCGGTGAACTCGACCAACGCAGT contains:
- a CDS encoding response regulator; protein product: MQQRILLIDDEVQIRRFMRISLQAEGFAYLEASTARQGIDMIALESPDLVILDLGLPDEDGFKVLQTLRSWSNLPVLVLTARDAEEEKVKLLEGGANDYLSKPFGIRELIARVRVLLRDLKENSNEETTPARLVFNDLEIDIPNHQVWHKAQLLTLSRKEFALLVMLARHPGRLITQQQLLTSIWGKSHVEDTHYLRIFVSQLRKKLQDNADDPTYILTEPGIGYRFIPLPLC
- a CDS encoding ArsI/CadI family heavy metal resistance metalloenzyme, whose amino-acid sequence is MKRFHVHLSVDDLAQSIGFYNKLFGQTPSVERSDYTKWMLEDPRVNFAISARGHTLGVNHFGFQAEDAAELQELKQRAQMAAGDAVLDQGETACCYAKSDKHWTVDPAGFAWEHYQTMGELQEFGVDRADTSVDCCVPLDSVKKSTCC
- a CDS encoding potassium transporter TrkG codes for the protein MLNLANTLLLLSVPVLWMGVVQLCFGLLSRWVFDDGVAVLFMESAIPMIMLPLLLVALAWKRRLNTVSYRDALLFATLTWIITGILGALPIMLIVEVSFTDAVFESISALTTTGATILVGLDSMPPSFLLYRQFLQWMGGLGVVIFVVAVLPMLNVGGMRLLRAETPGPVKDDKLTPRIAHTSHYLWLVYLLITLLCVLAYYWGGMTFYDALAHSFTTVSTGGFSTHDSSMWFYESHWLLGVSNVFMILGAVSFALHFGFLNTGRFKVYWHNEEARVFVLMVVFLSLGLAVWLFAQERYGIGESVSFAFFHVVSFITSTGFGAADLSSWPPGTDLFLVTVAYLGTVPK
- the arsB gene encoding ACR3 family arsenite efflux transporter, translated to MSAQCEVTVKRSAGAPMGLFERYLSLWVLLCILVGIALGSLIPDVFQGIGQMEVAQVNLPVALLIWLMIIPMLLKIDFRALHEVSQHWKGIGVTLFINWLVKPFSMALLGWLFIRVLFADWLPAEQLDSYIAGLILLAAAPCTAMVFVWSNLSDGEPHFTLSQVALNDLIMIFAFAPLVGLLLGISAISVPWDTLLLSVVIYIVMPVVISQALRQWLLATGKLTATLQTLQPLSLLALLATLVLLFGFQGQQLLEQPLIILLLAIPILIQVYFNSMLAYWLNRQFGVAHCVAAPSALIGSSNFFELAVATAIVLFGFNSGAALATVVGVLVEVPVMLSVVAIVNRTRGWYEAGR
- a CDS encoding DUF4118 domain-containing protein produces the protein MQSVFKALEKYHYLAALLIMLLALLVSLLLGSWFLPRLGVLLILQLGVGVVAFVGQRASAILAGVFGALAFNYFFTEPRYTLHMHEVEDTVSMLVFMVIALLTSQLAMLYRRQQAELQHTRLRSSILLSVSHDLRTPLASIIGTLSTLQAYRERLPAAELDELINGALEESHRLHHYIENVLQATKIQHGAMNFTTTIQPLMPIVQQVLKRVDNPRVRLDVLPPLPEVKVRESLLAQALYNLVDNALKYSRTAVILKLRFAAPWVEITVTDYGAGIPETLRHKVFESFYSTRSGDSGEGGTGLGLTVAAGIIHAHQGHIDMLPTTAPDAPFGVRIRLPAVPEEQA
- a CDS encoding arsenate reductase ArsC, with translation MYNVLFLCTGNSARSIMAEVILNRLGIGKFKAYSAGSHPPGEVNPLTTSLLQRLNYETADLRSKDWAEFSTPDAPKLDFVFTVCDKAAAEMCPVWAGQPMTAHWGVPDPAEVSGDDLTRLAAFREAYRQLHNRIDIFVNLPLHALDELTLQQHLHEIGNTTLSAVKEA